The genomic window AAATCTTTATGCTTATGGGCTTACTTAGTAACTTGTGTTTTGGTGCAATGGCGCACTCACAGACTTGGGAATCTGGATATACGCTTTTTGCATTTTTTCAAAAGTATAATATCCCCACGAGCGTGTATTATAATCTCCCGCCAAAAGACAAGGAGCTAACTTCTGAAATTTATGCAGGGGTTACCTACTATACGCTTTTAGGCAAAGATGATGAACTACTTCAGGCTCTTATCCCCATAGGTGATGGTATGCAGATTCACATCTTTAAGCGCGAGGATAGCTATACGCTTGACTTTACGCCGATGATTTATTTCGAGCAGGAACAGACAATTAGCCTCTCTATCCAAAAATCCCCCTATCAAGATTTAATGGAAATGACACACGATAGTGGCTTGGTTGGTGAATTTTTAAATGCCTATAAAAATAGTGTCAATTTTAGAAGTATGATGAAAAACGATAGATTAGCACTTATTTATGAGCGTAAATATCGGCTAGGCAAACCGCTTAAGAATGCCGCTATTAAAGCAGCAGTGGTAGAAATCAACAAAAAACCACATTATATTTTTAGATATAATCAAGGGAGATATTACAATCAAGATGGCAAGGAGATTCAAGGATTCTTATTACAAACTCCTGTGGCAGGGGCGCGGATAAGCTCAAGATTCTCGCTTGGGAGAAAACACCCCATACTTGGCACGGTGCGTCCTCACTATGCAGTTGATTATGCTGCACCAAAAGGCACACCCATTGTTGCGGCAGCTGATGGCGTAGTAATTTTTGCCGGCAAAAGAGGAGGTTATGGAAACCTCATAGAAATTCGCCACGAGGGCAATCTCAAAACACTTTACGCACATATGAATTCTTTTGCCTCGGGTATGAGAGTAGGTAAAGCAGTGAAGCGAGGACAACTCATCGGGCGGGTTGGCTCGACAGGACTTAGCACAGGACCGCATTTGCATTTTGGACTTTATCGTAATAATGTCCCAATCAATCCCCTCTCAAGCGTGAAAGCTGTAAGTAAAGAACTGCAAGGCAAGGATAAAGAAACATTTATCGAGCTTACAAAGCAATTTATGCCATACTTGCAAGAAGCCCTAGTCCAAAGTGTAAATACTATCACACCAAGCACAGAACCAAATCTCCCGGATAATACAGATTCCACAGGAGCAAATTCTATGAAAGAAGCTCAAGATATAAAGGGTATAGATATAAAAGATACACAAGAAGCACAGAGTGCAGCACCACAGGCAACCCTATGAGGCATTTTTCACATATCAGTGATATAAACTTTTGTGAATGTGTGGATTCTCCATATATCAAACCGCGCCGTATGCTATATAGTGAAAATGGTGTAAAACGCAAATGGGACTTTATGAAAAGTTTAGATTCAGTAGCGATTTTACTCTATCATCGACAGGAGGATAGTTTGCTCTTTGTGAAGCAATTTCGCCCAGCGGTGTTTGCAAGAACATTGCCAAATGAACACCCCCTCAAACAACTTGATTATGAATCTCAAGCAAAAGGCTACACTTATGAGCTATGTGCCGGACTTGTCGATAAGGCAGGAAAAAGCTTAGAGCAAATCGCACAAGAAGAGGTGCTTGAAGAGTGTGGATACAAGGTTGATAGGCTTAGACTAATTACAAATTTTTCCACCGCAGTGGGACATAGTGGCGCGAAGCAAACATTATTTTATGCAAGTATTGATGAAAATAATCGAGTAAATGCCGGTGGAGGCATTGACGGAGAGGTTATAGAATCTGTGTTAGTAAAGGTAAGCGAACTTGAGGCATTCACACTAGATTCAGAGATTACTAAAACACCCGGTTTAGCATTTGGGGTGATGTGGTTTTTACGCCACTATGATAAACTCAAGGCAAAAGCAGAGGAGAAATGATGAGAGGCATAATGTTATTTTTATTGTGCGTAAGTGTGCTTTATGGGATTGATATAAAGCCAAAGAGAGAAAGTATTATTGAGGCAAAGCCTAAAAGTGTGAGCTTTGCGGCTAATGGGCTAAAAGTCGGGCAAAGCGGTATTATTCTCACGCATAAAAATGGCTACAATGTGATTATTGCTAGTACTACTATTACGCGCATTAAGGATAATATAGCCTATGCAGAGTATGAGCC from Helicobacter typhlonius includes these protein-coding regions:
- a CDS encoding peptidoglycan DD-metalloendopeptidase family protein; this encodes MKKIFMLMGLLSNLCFGAMAHSQTWESGYTLFAFFQKYNIPTSVYYNLPPKDKELTSEIYAGVTYYTLLGKDDELLQALIPIGDGMQIHIFKREDSYTLDFTPMIYFEQEQTISLSIQKSPYQDLMEMTHDSGLVGEFLNAYKNSVNFRSMMKNDRLALIYERKYRLGKPLKNAAIKAAVVEINKKPHYIFRYNQGRYYNQDGKEIQGFLLQTPVAGARISSRFSLGRKHPILGTVRPHYAVDYAAPKGTPIVAAADGVVIFAGKRGGYGNLIEIRHEGNLKTLYAHMNSFASGMRVGKAVKRGQLIGRVGSTGLSTGPHLHFGLYRNNVPINPLSSVKAVSKELQGKDKETFIELTKQFMPYLQEALVQSVNTITPSTEPNLPDNTDSTGANSMKEAQDIKGIDIKDTQEAQSAAPQATL
- a CDS encoding NUDIX domain-containing protein, translating into MRHFSHISDINFCECVDSPYIKPRRMLYSENGVKRKWDFMKSLDSVAILLYHRQEDSLLFVKQFRPAVFARTLPNEHPLKQLDYESQAKGYTYELCAGLVDKAGKSLEQIAQEEVLEECGYKVDRLRLITNFSTAVGHSGAKQTLFYASIDENNRVNAGGGIDGEVIESVLVKVSELEAFTLDSEITKTPGLAFGVMWFLRHYDKLKAKAEEK